The DNA window CATAACCGTTTAGGCTTTTTTTAAAATTCATCAGCAGTATAAACCATATAGACCCTTAATTATGCCTATTCATTGGATAActttatacatttaaaacaatgcaaaaattGTAACGGAACAAAGAACAGTTCTGTTTTATAGAATATAAAAGCCCTTTGAAATGAGAACCTCGGCAGTCAGGTCTGGGATCAGAATACACCCTCAATGGTTTAATGGCTCTCTTCCATTTCCTTCTTGAGGCTGTGGAGAAAAATCCCTCGTTAGTAAAACCGTAGAAACGATTAACACAAAGGTTGAAGGGTTCCAGCTGAAGGACCGTTACCTCTTGAGATAGGCGTGGACGTTGTCATAGCCGTGGTATTTCGCCAGGTACACCAGAACTCCGGTAGCGCAACGACCCTCCCGTGCTCTACAGAAGCTGCAGTTGCAGATCCCTCTGCATGGTGGGCACTGCCACTCCTGGAAGAAACAGAGACCAGGTCAACGCCGGCGGAGGTCTCTCACAACAGGTAGAACGGATCAAGTGGATGGGATCTTTTTATGATGGATGAGAGGTGAGCGGTACTTACAGGATCCAGCAGGGCATCTCGGACCTCCTCTCCGTAGCGGTTACGGAGACACGGGCCACAAAACTGACCCCGCACTCCTACGCACTCCGGGTTACGACAGTTGGTCTTGGTGTCAATCGTCTTCTGCCGGCACTGATGGCAAGTAGATCCCTACAAGGAACAAACCGGAGGGGTGAATCTGGATCGCCGGCCAGCCGGTTAACTCTCCTTTTGTTTATTTCCAAAGCACCTTTGGAGAACGGGAGCTTACCGTGGAGCGGTTGTAGACCTTCTCCCGCACGTTGCTGGCAATCAGATCCAGCTCTACCTGGGTGATTTCCTCCACAGGCCGGACCACGTGAGGAATGGCCAGCACCCCGTTGTAGCTCCGCCGCCGAGGCTCcttctggaaaaacaaacatgtcaaACAAACTGACGACTTCATAATTATCCAACTTTATTTGACACTCAAAGTTACCCACCAGACcctgaggtcagaggtcacagtgCACCACTTACCGCCTCATCGACTTCCTCATAGTAGCGGCTCCGGCGCACCAGGCTGAACTTATCATCCTCATCTGTGTCTGGAGGGGGGCTGGGGGGTCCATCCACCATGGTACGGGACCGAGTGTGGGGTCGAGTGGTACGCTCGGGGTTCCTCCTTTGGTGTCCTGGGGTTCCCAGAGACTTGCGTGGGGCACGACGGGGCTGGAGACGGAACAAGACATTTAGCTCAGGTGCAAACATGGTAGCTGAATATTTTCAGCACAGTATTTTTCTCCTTGGGGATAAAAAGCCTCTTTGCTTCACTAACCGAGTTCATCATGGGCAGGGAAGTTGTTCTTGAGAAGCCAGGTATTTTGTTGAGTTCTGCCATCAGCTTTGCAAGCTAACCAAAATAATTGGAAAAAGAAATCAATTAGCACCCAGATGTCTACTCGAAAGCCACATCGAAAACTACTACGAATTAAACTGCCGTACCATTGCTTTGTTCTCCCTGATGTTAAGCGCTCGCTTGTCCAAGAAGTTGTCAGCATCAGAGTCTGCCTCTTTTTTGGTTTCTTTGGTGGAGACTTTGGTCTGTTTAGGAGGTTCTTCAGCAGTGGTCTTCTGGCTGGCTCTCCTTGTTGGGAACTTCATTGCGACCTTCAGGGTCTGGGACCGACGGTGCCTCTTCTGGGGCACGACAGACTCCTCACTGTCAGAGCCCACATTCTGAAACAGAGTCCTTACATCAAAGCACATCTAAAACGTGTATAGTAGCGATCGCAGTGTAATGAAATCACGTTGGTAATATCGAGAAGAAAACTCACCATGTGACTCATTTCTTTGTTAAATGTGCTCTCCTCAAACCCACTGAGTGATTCTTCCTCTGAGCTGGCCTCAAACACCTTGGCTCTCTCTGCCACACGCTTTGCTTTCCTGAAGTTATTTTTCTGTGTGaagtaaaattaaaaaaatgttttatagatatatatttaaccaGAGAAATTGAACAACAATTGTCCTTTTTAAAGACATCCCGGTCATAGGCATTCAATTGCAAGTCAAGACAGAACAACAAACACTTAaatcaaaacacaaatgaacaaaAACTATATATAAGGAACAGACAAACATTATAGTACACTAAATACAGCAGGACCCAGGTTTGGTGGATTCAGCAGGTGTAATTATAAGACTGCAGCTCTTTTTTTGAAAGAGTGGGGTGTAATAGAAGTGTCAAGCTACATAGTTTTTGCAAAAactacatttttgaaatgtggcAGGTTTCTCTATCCACTTTCAGTTAGCCTAGTTTTAACAATTCGATGTAtgtgtgtagtgtatgtgtgCTATTTGCCTTACCGTAACTGCAAAGCCGCCATCAGAACCGAAACTGTCACAACTGTCATCTGAGGATGAAGATGATGTCTCCATGGGTACGAGAGGTACGTTACGGAAGCTCCTCAAACTCATCCTGGTGGATGGAGGCGGGGGGATCTGCTGGCGCTGGAGAAACACGAGATAAGAGTTAGCGGGTAAATACATGAAGACTGGAAACTAAGGCCTTACACGACCGCCATAATGGGAAAGGAGAGAAGCAAGGAACACAATGAGGTCGGGGGGTAAAAGTTTAATATGAACGCAACAATGGAAACCAAATGGAAAATAATCTGGGGTCTATACATAAAGTAGAAGTGGTTAATCGGCAGCTACTTCGACTTTAAAATCGCAAAACACCAGGTAACAGATCTGTAGCCTCAACAAAGGGGTGTAATTAGCAAAACGCAACTGTAATTGCTATTAACAGGCTTGAATAAGGCATGAACAATGGCAAACAGTTTAGCTATTGTTGGTGAACCTGATTTGAATGGTTGCTTTgcaacattttacattgtagaCTGCAAGAACATTGCTAACCCACTACTGTAGTTGATTAAAAAGAGTAATACGAGGTCTCACAAACATTAGTAAACTACTCTAAATGTACCaaataatgaagaataattTACCTTTGTGCGAGTTTGACGCATTTtggttttttattgttttcttcagaGAAAACGGCAAAAACTCGAGTATACgttcctgcagttcttttatGAATGCAGGAATACCTCCAGACTTGCAGATGGGACTGAGAAATTTCCCGCGCCGTGAAAGTGTCCTGAAAGCTGTATAATCTTATATTTTGAAAGACAAGCGTAAGTGAAAAtataagacaaaaaaatatacgaCACAACAAAGTTTGagcattatttaaatattcctgctgaatacttttatttttgtacaaatGTGAAACAATGATTATACATATACAGATTCAGAAATTGTAACCTTTCAAGCCCTACACGGTGGCGCGAAATCATAGCTTAAATATTTGCATAAGGGGTGGGTTTGTTGAAAATCTCCCGCGTTCTTTCCACCAGGTGTGGTCATTTGGATTTGGCTATAACTTTTATTTTACACCACGTATTCTTATATTATCAATGTGCTTTCATATACAATTTCAATCCACATATACCAAAAGTTTTAgaaattgtaataaaatatgcaatTGCCAGGCTAAATACCTCATAAATGAAAGTTAAAAATCCAGTCTGGGACTCTGACTAACAAACTATTTTGGCAtggttgtgtaatatgttgttgttattactTATTACTGAATAGTCTATTGGTAGAATAATGACCATACCTTAGTTAACCATGACAATTTAATTTGAGTAGTTTGTATGAAATGGGCACATACCTGCACATACAtttcctccacattttgttgtgttatagactgaatTCAATATACTCTTCATTGATTATTTGCCATGGCATTCCAAATTGATCTCAGACACATGCTGTGTCCTAGATGTATACAAATATCTCAAGAACGATTGCAGAACTCGATTAGGTCTTTCTGGTACAAGTGGCTAGATGGAGGCcattcctgagtaaaaggcatatgacatgctgcctgaaGGACTCCGACAGCCTGATTAAAAATTGTCtcttgtctgatgagaccaaaatcaaagaGTTTGACCTGAATATCAAGTGCTACatctggctaataccatccctacagtgaagtgtGATAGTGGCAGCATCGTGCTATGATGATGCTTctcatgtgtttttgctttgtcattattgggtaCTGCGTATGGATTGATGTCAAGAACAATTTAATCAATTCtaaatgaagtctataacacaacaaaatttTAAgaaggtgaaggggtctgaatactttcccgaAGGCACAGTTCTCTGGGATCCATTTTGGCTCAATAGCAatacttttacaaccagtggccaaagaTCCCAGACTgcaaatttaaacaaaataggCTTTACAATTTACCAAAGAAATTGCTCAGAAAATATGACATATTGGATTGCAGCAGAACGGTATGAAGTTACATTTGTGTAATTTTGTCAAGAGTAAAACTTTTTCTTTTCAATCGAAAATAATTGTTCTGAAAGCAAAAACTTTCTAAGTAAAAAAAGATAGCAATCAAAAAATGTGTAATAACATGCTAAAAATTCATTCCCAGAGTATAGAGTATACTCATATAGAGTATATAGAGAgcaaacaaaactaaaacaaaacttTAATTTCACTATAAACCACCCTCCATTTTGGCTAGACTGCCCCCTTTTGCTTTTGAAACCTTTTTTTGATTGAAACACTAGTTCttcattttcacttttgttcCCAGAGCTGTGGGTGGGCTTTAGTGGGGGCTGTGGATGTTGCGTCTCCATTGGTCAGCCTTTTTTGTGTGTCAGTTTGGCTACAACTCTCGCGAGGCCACGCCTCCACTCTCATCTGGCTCCCTTGGAAGTCTGGAAACTTGAGTCTCAGCTGcaagatttctattggatgttCGTTTTAAAATAATCCTCCACTCAAAACCTTGATGAAGGCGGGCTTAGTGTGATTTCACTATTTCTTCGAACTGGATAGTACACATTTCCTAAACGTTTTTTAGTTCCTATCTAAGttgcaacatatcagaaaagaaacaaaaatggaggaaaaccttattctgttttggaagaactgtGCTTTATTCATAAGATTCATAAGTCAATAAACCCATTACAACTTCTCTGCTTAAATGgtgttctgaaaaaaataaaaaatagaaggCCCGTGCCTTCCTACGGGCTATGGTAAAAGTTTAATTTATCAAGCATGACAGACAGTCAGCGatttaatgaaactgaaaaCAGGTCACTGACACTAGTGGTTACTCCTTTGAATTCAATATTCGAGGATCAAGTTTGTGTTCCGAACGTCAAAGGAATCGAGTACGATTCAAATCACTTGCCGTCACGCAAGTGACAACAATAGGCAGCTGAAATTGTTCCACCTTTGCTGTTTTGGCCAATAATTTACTTTTAACTGGGGAacatttgaatgtacatgaggaacatttcgatgtacatgctagcggcctatacacgtctacattgtcataatgcgctaTCGGAATTATAGAAAAATAGATCAGGGGCTTTTTTTGTGGTCAATTTGAGAACCGCGGCTATAGcaccggacgcccag is part of the Esox lucius isolate fEsoLuc1 chromosome 16, fEsoLuc1.pri, whole genome shotgun sequence genome and encodes:
- the cdca7a gene encoding cell division cycle-associated protein 7a isoform X1, yielding MRQTRTKRQQIPPPPSTRMSLRSFRNVPLVPMETSSSSSDDSCDSFGSDGGFAVTKNNFRKAKRVAERAKVFEASSEEESLSGFEESTFNKEMSHMNVGSDSEESVVPQKRHRRSQTLKVAMKFPTRRASQKTTAEEPPKQTKVSTKETKKEADSDADNFLDKRALNIRENKAMLAKLMAELNKIPGFSRTTSLPMMNSPRRAPRKSLGTPGHQRRNPERTTRPHTRSRTMVDGPPSPPPDTDEDDKFSLVRRSRYYEEVDEAKEPRRRSYNGVLAIPHVVRPVEEITQVELDLIASNVREKVYNRSTGSTCHQCRQKTIDTKTNCRNPECVGVRGQFCGPCLRNRYGEEVRDALLDPEWQCPPCRGICNCSFCRAREGRCATGVLVYLAKYHGYDNVHAYLKSLKKEMEESH
- the cdca7a gene encoding cell division cycle-associated protein 7a isoform X2 translates to MRQTRTKRQQIPPPPSTRMSLRSFRNVPLVPMETSSSSSDDSCDSFGSDGGFAVTKNNFRKAKRVAERAKVFEASSEEESLSGFEESTFNKEMSHMNVGSDSEESVVPQKRHRRSQTLKVAMKFPTRRASQKTTAEEPPKQTKVSTKETKKEADSDADNFLDKRALNIRENKAMLAKLMAELNKIPGFSRTTSLPMMNSPRRAPRKSLGTPGHQRRNPERTTRPHTRSRTMVDGPPSPPPDTDEDDKFSLVRRSRYYEEVDEAEPRRRSYNGVLAIPHVVRPVEEITQVELDLIASNVREKVYNRSTGSTCHQCRQKTIDTKTNCRNPECVGVRGQFCGPCLRNRYGEEVRDALLDPEWQCPPCRGICNCSFCRAREGRCATGVLVYLAKYHGYDNVHAYLKSLKKEMEESH